TCGTCACAGCTCTTCCATCTAGGGGCTATCTCTGTAGTCGCCCAGCATGGCCAgagactggggggtggggggggcaagGCTGCCTCACTGGGGGAGCAGGAGTAGGAACTCACTGCTTCACACCACAAGGCCACCTTCTCCAACAACTCGCTTCAGAAACCAAGCTGACACTGTGATTGCCACTGATGCCTCATTTGGTTGAAGACAATGGAAGTGAGGGGCGAGCAGATCACTTATTTCTACCCCCTCAAACCCCAGTAGAGGCCTCCATGACTGGCACTGACCACAGAGACAGCACTTCACAGTTTACAGAGCATGTCTGCCTTCGTCATCTTTGCCTAATCCTCACAGCCATCTTGTAAGGCAGATGTGATGGGATTTTACTCCgctcacagatgaggaaaatctCTAGAAGGTCAGGAGGCCTGTTGCAGATCCGAAGCCTTGTAGTTCCTGCTGGGCAGAGACTAGAACCAAGGTCTTCTCACTCCCAATCAAGgggattctttcttttgcccaaTCCCACTTCTCTGAAGACCTCTTACTGCCTTTCATGAAAGTCTAACACCATCACCCAGCTTTTTATCATACGTTCTGTGCAAGTTTCTGAGGGACCTCTTGCCACTGAAAGCTTCCCAAGGTCAGGACCCAGGGCCTCCTCTTCTCCCATCTCCCCAGAGGAAAGTTAAGTCCAGAGCTGAGCATCCAGGAAATCAGTGAAAGTTTATTTCCTAAAGTGGAAACCAAGTCAACCTGGAATCAACTTTGGTTTTCTAGGTGGAAGCTAGTCATACTTATGGCAAGTCtgcatcataaaatattttcttcagaataCACAGACCAATATACATACAtttacacacaaacacagacGCATGTCATGTGGCTATTGgttacttttaaaaaggaagaatttcaGACCAACCTCCCATCCACCATTTCCTAAGGTACCTGCTGACATTGTGCCAATATGAATAAGAATGAATGGTAGCGTTTACTAGCCACACATTATGTGCCAGGAACAGGGCTACCAAGCTGAGAACCTTTTGTAAACTCACTTGAACCAGGGAGTCACTGACTAGGTACTTGGGATGTAAGCAGAAGTGACGTGAGCAATTTCTAGTCAAGCCGTTAACCAGGAGCCTTGGACCCAGGAACGGAAGAGGCCAGAATCCAAGACAAAAGGTACCTGGCTCAAGGATATCAAAGACCTTCAGATTGCATATGCTTAGACTGTTAGAGGAGAGAGAAACTCCTGTCCTGTTGAGCCTCATTCGTATTTAGGTCCCATTAGACCTAAACTTGGGACTTTGGTTACTCAACCCTCTGCTGTCTCACAAGGGGGTTAGTCAAGGCAGCTCTTCTAGGGAGGGAGCCTCAGTCCCCCCAACCATGGAGACCCTCCCAGACTCCTACACACAGATgaacaaacacacagacacacaatctccagcatcacatctttACCTTCGTTGCTTTCGGAGTGCTTCAGAGGCCGCAGGGCTGCAAAACAGGAAGGACCATGTGATGAGGGGGGAAGCATGGTTAGTGGTGGGGTAGGGGTCAGGCAGAGGGGAGATGAGCCGAGGAAGAAGTGAGGGATAGAAAAAGACTGGGGGTGTGAGAGAAGTCAGGAGGGTGGGACAGCACTGCAGGCTGCTGTCCCAAGCCTACCTCTCTGTGGTGTGCTGCTCTCCTCTTTGGGCCTCCGTTTTCTGCCTCTATCAAATAGGGACAACCACCCTTCCCTCCAGGGAGCTAGAGATGTGAAAGTGCACCGAGCTCGTGAATGAAGTAAACAGCTGGGGCAGGACTGGCATATCTGTAGATGTCTGGAGGTGGGCCTGGGACTGCGAGGAACCGAGACTCATCAAATCTCTAACCTGTCTTCTCTCCTCAACTTCTTCCAACTACATCTGCCTCTGAGCAGGAAAAATGAGGCCTGATCCCAGAACTGTCTCTGTGGCCTTCACACAGGAACACCAACAGGCAGGGAATGAACTGGCATAATCTGCAGCAGTGCCTAGGGGTCAAGCTCATACCTTCTGTGTACCAGCACATCTGATATCAGCATTACCTGGAACCATCCCAAATGGCTCAGGAGCTCCCACAAGGGAAAGCAGCTAGGACTTCAGTGGCCATGGGGCACCAGACAGTTGACATTCATCCCAAGTTAATCTGGTCTAGAGCCCCACAACACTCTGCCCTTTGCAAAAAACCTCTTCTTATCCATTCACTCAAGAGAGCTTCTCAACAGCCCTCTGGTACCATCACGGCAGGGGCAGGGTgactattttacagatgggaaaactgaagccTAGAGAAGCAAAGCACTTTGCCTAAAGGTATATAATCTCTGACTAGAATAGGACTTTAAGAGACCATTTGCCTAATAACAAGGACACTGATATACTGAGCATTTACTGGGTGCCAGGTATGGTACTAGTCTCTTTATgcacactatctcatttaatttaacCCATACAATCTCCGTATGGGTTATCacgcccattttacagatgagaagactaaGGTTCAGAGAGGCAAAGTGACTTGGCCAAGGCCACTCCACTTGTACGTACAGGTGGAGCTGGAACTTAAACTTAGGCTGCCTAACACCAGAGCCTGTTCCCAGGATTGCCCTGTCTCCTGACCCCACCCTCCAACTCCCACCCTGGAACCACCTCTGCACTAAAGAGTCACTCAGGACAGAAGAGGCCCTGGAACTGGGAGAAATGAAGTCCCCCCTGGAAGGGAAACAAGAAAGATCCACCTCTAGGCCTAACCCAGAGCCAAGACCAGATCTTGCTTGCAAGGCCTCAGTCCAGAGAATATACTTTTCATTCAAATCTTGAAACAAATCTGGCTTCTCCAGATCCTGGAGTCTTCTTCCCTGTCCTCAGCCAAGAAGATCAGCTCCAAGCTCAGACTCACCCGTCTTGGAGCCTTCTCCATCCCCATCCTGTTCCTCCGCTCCTGGAAGACAAGAAGTTTCTCAGCCCCACTTTTATCACTGTGCTTCCCCACCTATGAATACAGGAGGCAGGTAAATGGGGCCTGAGCAAGCTGAACTGTGGCTGAATGCTGGACAAGGGTCAGAGCTTGAAACTAGTAACTCTGCGAGTAGTGATATGATGAAAGGATACCCAGCCTAGAGCCCACCACTCACCAAGGACCATCCACCCACCCCTGCACCAGTCTACCGACCCTATCACCTTATCTATCCCAGGCAACCGTCACCCTCCAAAATATACACCTACCCATCTACTCATCCTTTCACCAGCCCACCCTGCCATCCACCACACAGAGACCCACCTGTCACCTGACCAATCTCTTCTCCATTCACATATGCCCCCTCCTTCCTGCCAGCTAGCCATCTCCCAGCCTCTGACTACCCATTTACACTCATACCTCTCTTTACCCATCTACCACCCACCATGGTCAACTAACCCATCCACCAACTTCCATTTACTCACCCACCACTCACCAGAGTCAACCCACCCACCTCCAAGGTCAACTTACTTACCTACCAAAGCCAACTCATATATCTACTAATGTATATCACCCATCTACCAATCACCGAAGTCAACTCATATAGCAAATGATACCTGCGTCACACTCCCCCTACACTGGGGCAGGCACCCGCTCTCACACAGTGACACACAAACCACTGAAACATTCATGGTTGTGCTGCTAAATTTATGTGCTCTAAACCTGCTCTCTTGTTCACAGACACAATCCAACTTACACTCTTACATTTATACCTCTGTACATATTCATCCTGTTGTCACACTTCAGCTTTACACTTCCACCCACTTATTCCCAATCACACTCGCATCCACTCAGCCTGCCATATTCACACACTGACATGCTCATAATTGCCCCCATACAGAAGACATATCCAGCCTCCAGGCCTCtcgcacactcacacacaccccctccctctcactcACGTGCATTCTCCTCTTCACAGCTCTCTTTGATCTTCCTCCAGCACACGAAGGCCAGGGCCACCAGCAGTACGATGAGACAGACGGAGAGCCCCACGGTCACCCACAGGGCCTCTGGGGGGAATGTCAGGGGCTGTCCTGGGAGGAGATGTGGGGAGAATAGGGAGAGACTGTCATATGTGGCACCTATGGCCCTGAAAAGAGCACTCTCTGGCCCTAAGGTATAAATGGGAGCTCCTGCCTTCAGTGGACCCCCATGAATAGAGTGCACTTAGGTtcccactgccccctccccactcaTCCATATGTCCTCAAAACCCTGACACAGCCATGGCTGCTGCAGACATGCCTCAGCCTGGGAGAGCTGATGAGCCTGCGGTTGAATGGTGCTCAGAAACCTTCTATAGCTCCCCACTGACTTTAGAATAATGTTTTAAACTTCTCAGGATGCTTAAAGGCCCTCTATAACCTGGGTGTCCTTACCCTTTCCCCAGCCTTTCTTCTAATTCTACTGCAGGAATCTCTGCTCCAGCCAAAATATTGCCCTACCCATTTTCTGAATCAAACTTGCTCCTTCCAACTTTTGCACATTGCCGGCAGTTTCCTTTACCTGCACAGTGCTCCCAAACTCTTCACCTAGAATAAGATTCACTTACTCAGGAAGCCCTGACCACTCCATCCCACCTGATAATCTCCCTTATCCTATTTACTAGGAGTCAACAAACTATTTGGCCCATGGGTCAAATGTGGACTAAGGTCTGTTTTTGTATAGCCCATGAGCTTATAgtggcttttacatttttaaaggattattaaaaaaaaaaatgaagatgtaaCAGAGATGGTAAGTCACAGGTGACAGAGATGGCccataaagcctaaaatattaattactggcTCTTTACATGAAAAAGTTTACCAACTTCTTGCATACTGATGAGGGCAGTGGAACGAGGGTTCTGGTTTGGGCCTAAACTGAGTTAACCTAAGATTCACACAAGTCTAGAGGAACTCTGCCAGGGGTATATTTTCGTGGAAGACCAAGGCCCCTCCTATTAAATATCTCATGTCAAGAGGGAAGGAGTTGAGGGGTCCAAGCCTGAGCACAGTACCATGTCCCTTATGTGCATCACCCTTTAGCCCAGTCCCTGGGCCTATGGTGGGTCCTGAGAAGGGGCTCCCATGGGCACGGCTGGCAGAGCTAATCCTCTGACATTGTAAACAAAGGGACCCATGACCCCAGCGAGCGGGAACAGGACAGGAGGGCAGCAGCTGGCTGCATGGCCAGGAAGTCCAGTCCATACAGCTCAGGTAAGAGACCCCCTTTGGGGCTCCTGTAGTACCTGAGGAGGCAGGGCCACAGAAATGCTCAGGGAGACTATTTGTGTGGCCACTCCCAGGCTGGTGTTGGTACCTGCAACACAGGTCAGACTTGCCCCCCATTCAATCAGTAAAGGacagagctgggactcaaacccacatcttcaggctccaagACCAGTGCTCGCTCCACAAAGTGCCAGCCTGTCAGAGGCTCTGTACAGCACAGTCAGCTTCACTAACCCCCATCAGCTGTGGGAGAGGCCAGGCTGGGTGACTGAAAGTCTGAATCCCAGAATGTTTTACAAGGCACAAAGCTGCCCGAAGGCAAATACAGGCCAAGGGCTCCAAAGTAGGCCAGACCTGCTCTAACAAAAACAGGAGGCTGGGTGGTGGGGAGGAAAGGAAATTAGGCCAAGAGGCTAAAGTTGGATTCTGATCCTGGTTCATCAGAGTGCCAAGTTTAAAGGGGCTGTGAACCCTCAAAATTATATGCAAATGCCTGCATATGCAATGGTGCATGTCTTAGGAGAAGGTAATTATCATTAATCCAATTATCGAAGGGATGCCTGATCTCCAAAAAATCCAGAGCCACTGTGCTATTCTGTGGCTTTGGGGAAATTCCCTCATCTCTCTGGACCTCAGCTCCTTCCTCTGTGAAATGTGCTAGCAACACTGGTCTAAATGAAAGCaccttttaaatttctaaaatgccATATAAATGTAAAGAATACTATTATTTGCAATTAGCAGTTTAGGTGTTCTTCAAAAATGTTAGCTACTAAAGCAatttattaaacacacacacacactaaacaTTCTCccttcaataatttttaatcatAAACTATTTCTGCACAATAGTGCAAATATCCAGTTCAGCCCAGGGCACAAATTTTTACAAAATGCATTTATCCTTCAGGGTCCTTTTCAACTTCCACCTGTACCTGGAAGCTTTTCCTGACCAACCCCATACCCTTTCTCTGAAAGCTTCACATTCTCTGTCAATCTCACTATCTTATATTTCCTACTGTCTCTGTTGAACACACTATTTTCACTATCTGATGAAATCTCCAAGTCAAGGAGACTTCTCAGAGCATCAAAGAGCCCAAGGCACTGACTCCTACACAGAGAACATGGTCCCAAGGGGCTTGAGAAAGGAGATGGGCTCAGTCTTGGGGAGTCTCTGTACTtggagagacagagaaaacaCAGCTTTGCTTGAAGGAAACacctggaagaaaaggaggaatgaGGCTGAAACTCCTAGAACGTAAGTGTGATAGGCCCTGGCTCTGAGCCTCTGGGAACTGGAGACCACATCCCAAGAGTGGGAGGAGCCAAGACAGGAGCAGGTCAGTGAGTCTTGGGTTTTCTGCAGAAACTGGAGACCAGGAGGAAATCAGAACTTGGCTGGACTGGGTGGATAGGTAGAAGTCATGGGAAGAGAGGAGAACCAGACAGACAGAACCTGCTGCCCTATCTCCCAGGAGATGGGAGGCTCCTGGAAAAGCTCAGTTGGCCCCAGGGGAAGGATTGAGGAACCAGACTGAACAAGCAAGCTTGCAGAAGGGCTGGATAGAGGATTGGCAAGTCTAAATGCACACGGACACTGCCTCCCTCAGCCTGAATGTGAGCCTGAGTCCTCTTCACACCTCCAGGCACAAAGGGTGCCTGCCCGAGGTGGGCACTCAGTGAAGGGAGGGGTGCTTGGGCCAGGACTCAGACAATCTAAGGCTGAGGGAATAGCCAAGCAGGCGGCCTCTATCTAGTTTGACCACATGGGGGCAGCAGAGACAGCCCTGGCCTTCCCACTGACGCCTGGAGCGGGAGCTCACCTCTGCAGGAACAAGAGTTGACATTGCCCTAGGGGCGGGGGACCCACCGCCTGGGGAGGCCCAGATGTCTCTCAGGGCTTCCGGGTGAGATGACGCCCAGGGTCGCAGTAACACTTTCCCATCACCTGGAAAAGTTCCCGTTGGAAAGCTCCTCCCCACCAGGGCCCCAGGCCAGGCCTTGAGGTTGCGCCAGAACTCCAGCCCACACCTCCAGGTTCCGGGTGGACTTTATCCTTGACACAAGAGCACAAGTACCATATAAGGCACTCTGACGAGAGCAAATACTACAGGCATTCTTATCAACATTGAGGCAAGTCCTTAAGGACTTCTTGTTGAGGAGAGCTTGGGATTCTTGAAATGtgtgaaaatgatttttaaaaagtcttctgaccgccccccaccccccactccaagTCTATCCAAATTCCAGCTCGGGGTCTAGAAAAAAAGGCGGTCTCGCTCCCTGGCTCCCTCCCCAGCTGCCCACCTGCCGCCTGCACACCTGTGATGGTGACAGAGCCGTGGGCGTCCTGCTGCAGCACGGGGTTGCGCACCAGACAGCTGTAGGTGCCGTTAGCGCCCAGCACCACCCTCAGGACGCTGCGCACGTAGAACAAGCCCTGCTCGTTGGCCATCTGCGACGTGGTCACGTTGTCGGTCAAGAGCGCACCTTGCCCGTCCTGCCAGGACACCTCGGCCTTGGGGTAGCCCCGGTAGCTGGAGCACGTGATGATCACCAGGTCCCCGGGCCGCAGGTCCTTGTTGGGCTCCAGGGTCATACTTGGCTTCGTGTAAGGGGCTGGAGGGCAGCACGGGACAGGAGTTGGGGGTGAGGCGAGGGCGGAAAAAGGGCAGTGGAGGATGCGGGTTCCTGGGGCTTGGATTCTGGGGTCCGTGGTGGGGCGGTTCGTAAGGGACCACGAGGAGGGCCTCCCTCCCGCCCCGGCGCTCACCCGCCACCTGCAGGCTGACCGCTGCACTGCCGATGTCCGGGACGCTCACAAAGCAGGTGAAGCTGCCCTCGTCGGCCACGCGCACGCGCAGCAGCCTCAGGGACACGTTGCCCTGCGCCAGCCCGTCCGGGAAGAGCGCCGTGCGGTTGGCGTAGGCGCTGCCCTCGTCCCGACCCTTGGCAAAGCTGTGTACCCGCTGTTTGGTGTCTGTCAGCTGCCAGATGAGGTTGAGTTGTGCCAGGCTGAAGCCGGGCTCGGGCGAGAAGGAGCAGTGCAGGGTGGCGTCCGTGCCGACGAGGGCCACGACTGGGTCTTCAGGGACCTGGACCTCCACAGCGCCTGGGGACAGCGCCCGGGTGGTGAGGTGGGCGGTGACCCTCCGGGCCTGCTCCCCTACCCGCCTCCCCACCCAGCCCATGGCCCTTGCCATCCCTCCCCTTAGGCCCGAGAGCCAAAAGTAAGTGCATGtggtcctcattcattcattcaaccagaATATAGTGAGCACCTACTCTTGGCCAAGTACTGTTAAGTGTTCAGACCCCAACAGAGAAGGTCAAGGTCATGCCCCCACAGGGCTGATATTTTAATAGGAGAGAGGGACAAACTAGCACACACATTCCATTTGCATGTGATCAGGGGCATGAAGGAAGGAAAGCAACAGATTTGAAAGAAAAGTTTTACCTTTTCAAAAATCTGGCAGGTGTTTTACATTTGTCTGCTGCTTGCATTTTCCCataagtatttattattattattattattattttggtttgtgcaggctccaggaattgaacccgggtctctgacaggacaggtgagaattctaacactgagctacccttggaccacctatatattttttctataaattgaGAAAGGGAGGTCTAAAACTATATACCcaaaaatgttaatagtggttTTCTCTGCTTGAGAGGATTAtaaatggtttttgtttgtttgaatagTTTTTATACAGAAGAGCGAGAAAGGCCTACTTTAAATACAATGGTATGGAACATTCTCTCTAAAGGAGATTATATTAAGCTGAGATTTAAaggggataaaaagaaaaaagagctagGCATAGAAAAGAGCCAGGGCAAGAGACTTCCTGGTGGAGGGAATAGCAGGTAGGAAGGAAGGCCTGAGGCAAGGTCCAGAGTGCTGTGTTCACATATGTGGAAGGTGTCCAGTGTGGAAAAAGCATTGGGATGGGAGGGCCTGTCTGAGCTAGGGGGCTTTGTGAGACCAAgcgtggtggcttggagctatgtaccccagaaaaacatgttcttagacttaatccactcctgtgggtgtgaacctatcataagtaggaccttttgaaaggttatttcagttaaggtgtaggtCGGCTTAATCACAAAGGACCTTAGTTTTATTACTGAAAGCCTCATAGGGAAGGTCACAGGAAGacaaagccagagggagcagccagaagctggaagtcagcagaacccagaagagaagggagaagccaggagaggctgctacATCAGGGGAGCAGAGGacccaggattgctggcagccagccctagaaggccagtcttcaggaagaaagcctcACTTTGGTGATGCCTGGATTTGGACTTCTCCCACCTTCAAAACTGTGGACCAATAaatttcccattgtttatgcTAACCCCTTGCATTGTATTcactttagcaatgaggaaactaaaacaccgggtaaggagtttagattttattctgtGCACACTGGAACGTCATTGGAGGGTTTTAATCAGGCATAATCTGGGTAACAGTTCTTCAAACACACTCTGGGTCCTCTGTGAGAACAGACTGAGGAGA
This genomic stretch from Tamandua tetradactyla isolate mTamTet1 chromosome 12, mTamTet1.pri, whole genome shotgun sequence harbors:
- the CD276 gene encoding CD276 antigen isoform X1, with the protein product MLPRWSLPGVGVCATTALGVLWFCLTGAVEVQVPEDPVVALVGTDATLHCSFSPEPGFSLAQLNLIWQLTDTKQRVHSFAKGRDEGSAYANRTALFPDGLAQGNVSLRLLRVRVADEGSFTCFVSVPDIGSAAVSLQVAAPYTKPSMTLEPNKDLRPGDLVIITCSSYRGYPKAEVSWQDGQGALLTDNVTTSQMANEQGLFYVRSVLRVVLGANGTYSCLVRNPVLQQDAHGSVTITGVQAAGQPLTFPPEALWVTVGLSVCLIVLLVALAFVCWRKIKESCEEENARAEEQDGDGEGSKTALRPLKHSESNEVDGQEIA
- the CD276 gene encoding CD276 antigen isoform X2 → MLPRWSLPGVGVCATTALGVLWFCLTGAVEVQVPEDPVVALVGTDATLHCSFSPEPGFSLAQLNLIWQLTDTKQRVHSFAKGRDEGSAYANRTALFPDGLAQGNVSLRLLRVRVADEGSFTCFVSVPDIGSAAVSLQVAAPYTKPSMTLEPNKDLRPGDLVIITCSSYRGYPKAEVSWQDGQGALLTDNVTTSQMANEQGLFYVRSVLRVVLGANGTYSCLVRNPVLQQDAHGSVTITGQPLTFPPEALWVTVGLSVCLIVLLVALAFVCWRKIKESCEEENARAEEQDGDGEGSKTALRPLKHSESNEVDGQEIA